In the Synergistaceae bacterium genome, GCAGACTCTCGGCCCCTCCGGTAGTGATGGTGGATACGAGCACGCTCGCCCGTGCTACGTCTCCCGAAGCCATCCTTATTTCCGCCTCGAAGGTATCCATGCGGTTGCCGCCTCGAATCGCCTCGACGAGATCGTCCCTGTGCCCCTGGTCAGCGAAGATGCCCAAATCCATGTCAGTAAGCGCCGGTAACTCGTCCTCCGGGAAGCCAGTCCAGGAGAGTAGAGAGGATGAACATCGCAACGCCCGTCCATCCACTATCTTCGTCACGAGCATCATGTCCGAGGAGGACGAGAAGAGACGATCAAAACTCCGCGCCTCGTTATATAGCTCTCTCTCAAGGCGGCACTGCTCTCCCGTGTCCGAGAGGAGCAGGGAGACCCCTTTGAACTCGCCGTTCCTAGTGTAGACCGGCGTGAAAGCACAACGGTAAAGAGCTTCCCCCGCCTCGATGCTGGTGGTGGCGGGTTCGCCTGCGCAAGCCCTGTCGAACGCAAGGCGAAACGGGTCGGAGGGGCTCATGGACTGCCGCAGCCCGGGCAGCCTTTCGCCCTCGGACGCGGCGACTCCCCATATGGTCGAGGACTCTTTTCTAAACCCCTCCGTCATCAGGACGACTGCTCCCTCCCCGTCCATCCCGCATAACAGCAGGTCCTCCCTCTCGCGGAGAAGAAGGTCGGCGAAGCTATCCTCCGTCGCCTCCTTCCGAGGCGGAACGAGCTCGTGTCCCGTGGTGAAGTGCACGGCCATCCCCTGGTAGAAGCCGGGGACGAAAGCGCACTCGATCAAACGCTCCCGGCCATCCTCCGAGTGGATCGGAAAGGCCAGGCGTCTTGTCGACGGGGCCTCTCCCTCGTCGGGGGAGAATACCTCGTCCACAGAGGTGACGAACCCCGGGGCGACGTAGTCGGTAAGCTTGAACCGGGGACGCTCTCGGAGGGAGAAACCGAAGAACTCCTCCCCCCTTCTGTTCATGAAGAGGACCCTGCCCTTGAATAGAACCATAAATATCAGAAGGGGGCTGTCCAGAATAGCCAAGTATCGCCTCTCCAGATCGCGGAGAGCCGACTCCTCGCGCTTCCAGCGCGTCAGCTCCTTCTCGAGGCGGAGCGTCCTGTCGCAGTAGCCCTCGGAACAAGAACCGCCCATGGTGGTCCCGCTCTCCGCCCGGCCAGTCTCGGCAACGCCTTGAGAACCGTCCAGCATACCTTCCATCCCTTCCCTTCCTCGTTCAAGGGGAGAACCACACGCCTACTTCTTCATCATGCGAAACTGGCCGCCCGAGCAGCCCTTCACGTCCGTGATGCAGATGAATCCCTTGTTCTTCGTATGAGCGACGATCACAGGAATATCCTTCCTGCGGCAGATCACCTTCACTATCGTCCTGACTCCGTCGCGTCCCCTGCCGTACAGGACCGTTGCGCCGAAGCCGTCGGCGCGTATGGCGTCTATCATCCTGTTGGTCTCCTCGTTCCTCTCCATTATCAGTTCGAGGAAAGAGTACGCGTTCATCAGCTTCTCCTCTAACAGGGAGCCTACGTAGTTCCCCGTGGAGAAGCCCGCGCAGTAGACCAGCATCTGAATTAACGTAAGCTCCCGCCCTCCGCCGATGATTCGCCCCAAGGCCGTGAGGTATATCATCACCTCGAAAAACCCGATCAAGGCGGCCAGCGCCCTCCTGCCCCGGACCAGGAAGAGAATTCTCACCGTTCCGCAGCTCACGTCCACAATGCGCGCGCAAAAGAGCAAAAACAGTCCCAACAAATCCATTATTCAGCTTCTCCTCGGAAGAATCCCGACACAGAAGATCCCCCCCTATTATGTCGCGTTATGGACATGCCACTATAATAAACGAAGAGAGAGCAAAACCGCAATCTACGGGATGGCGGTAACTGTCGTCGGGATGATGGCTCTCTGGCAACAGTCAATGGCGCGAGCGTCGGGAACCGCAATATGCGATTCCTTGGCTCGCGCCCATGCTGCTATGATTGCTTATCCGAGGCTTTAGTTCTTTTCCTCTTCCCCGGATTCATCTTCCTTCTTTTCGTCCTCGATCACGACTACCTCGTACTTCTCGCGGAGTCGCTTAAGCTCGCCCTGATATGCCTCGGACTGCTTATCGTTCAGCATGGAGTCGGCCAGCTGAGCCTTGACCTCGTCGAAAGGACGGATCGACTCCTCTTTTCTCTCCACGAGCTTGATCAGGTGAAGGCCGAACTGGGTCTTGACTGGCTCTTTCGTGACCTCGCCCACTTTCATGGCGAAGGCGGCGTCGGAGAACTCCTTCACCATCTGACCCTCGACGAAGAAGCCGAGGTCTCCCCCCTGCTCCTTCGAAGGGCAGGTCGAATGCTTCCTGGCTGCCTCGTCGAACGACATCCCCCCGTCGAGGTCCTTCAGGACTTTCTCCATCGCCTCCTCGTCCTCCACAAGGATGTGGCTGGCGCGGACCGACACCGGAATCTTGAAATTGTCCTTCTTCTCTTCGTACTCCGCCGCAACCTCCTCGTCGGACACGGAGACGTCCTTGATTATGGCGTCCACGGCGAACTGGCGGACTATGTCCTTGCGGATCCTGCTCATCATGTCGATGAACTCCGGGTCCTTCTCCACCTCAAGCTCATCGCCCAGAAGGGCGAAAAGCTCGACGTTGACAAGCTCCTCGAGGATCGCCCGCCTGCCCATCTCGTTGTCGTACATGGCCGCCCTCTGAGGATCCAGCCTGGAGATGACGCCATTTACATCCTTCAGCCTTATCTCGCTGCCCTCCACGGTAGCAAGCACCGCATCCGGGTCAGGCAGAGAGTCCTCGGCGGGACTCTTGTCCGACTCCGAAGCAAAAGCGACGGACGCGACCAGGAGCATCAGACAGAGCGACGCGCACACCAAACAAAAGCGTTTCATCAAACTACCTCCCTATGGAATATACCGCACTAAGTCGGGACAAAACGTGGAGATTCTACCACAAATATGCCTGTGACCGCCACGGCATCTTAAGGACATGCGGCATATTCGCAACTGCTACGGGTTTCCCATCCCCCAGGCGATCACCGCTATCACACCCGCCCCGAGAAGGTCGCACAGGCCCTTGAACGGGCTGCCCGAACGAAAGCGATTGATCCCGAGCGGAACCAGGATCAGCGAACACCCGTACAAAATATACGGTGCCATCGACTGAAAAGAGCTCATGATCAACACCCCCTTGCGCCACGGCCGCAAAATCCCGACGAACCGAGCCGGAGGCGACCCTCTTCCGGCGCGGCATTCACTGCCCGCTCCTTCAGCGAAGGCGCAGCAGGGTGAACTCATCCTCGGAGAGATCCATCCACAATAGCCTGTCGTTGAGCGTCTTTCCTCGACCGGCAAGCAGCTTAACGGCCTGCGCGCACTCAAGCGCTGCGACAGCCGCGGCCGTGAACGGCGGATTCCCCGTCTCCTCTTCGATCCCCCTGTCGGACTCGCCCGACAGGTACTCCCCAAGGTTCCGCTCTCCGGGCATGACGACGCCGACCTGCCCCCAGAAGCCCCCTATCGCACCCGAGACCACCGGTATATTCCTGATCCCGCATTCGGAGAAGAGGAGGCGTCTTGCCCCCAAACTGTCCAGACAGTCCATGACAAGATCGCACCTCTCGAGGATGCTGTCCGCTGTGAACTCGTCGAACATGCACTGACGTCCCTCGGCCTCTATGGCGCCGTTCACCTCGACCGCATGCTGGGCAGCCGTCCTGGACTTCGAGGCCCCGAGGTTGGACTCGGTCGCCAGCAGCTGGCGATTGAGGTTGGTCTCCTCGAACACGTCCCCGTCGACGAACACCAGCCTCCCGACGCCCGCTCGCGCCAGCAGATCCGCAACCAGGCCCCCAAGCCCGCCGCAACCGATAACGGCCACGGCCGATGAGAGCAGGATTATCTGCCCGTCGATGCCGATCGTCCCCATGTTCCTCACGTACCTGGAGGGGACGTAACCGTTCTGAAGGCAGCGGATCTCGGCTTGAAGGGGCGTCAGCCCCTCTCTTTCAGCGGCCTCGCGAACCTCAAGCGCGGACACGACCAACCACGCCCCCTGTCGATCAGCCTTCAGAGGAAGAGAATCAAACCAGCTCAAAACGCACACCTCCCGCACCTTCGAATTCAGCTGTGCAACAGGCCGTCACTTCACTTCAGCACCATCTTCTTCTCCCCGGCCTGGTAGACGGCCGACAGATCCGCGTAGGTATTCTTTATCCGCTCGATCCTGCTCCTCGCCGCCTCCCGATCCTCGAGACCCTCGGCCAGCTCCAGCAGGGACCTGCTCTTGAAGTAGATATTGTCCCTCGACGGGGTCGCGCATCCGAAGACCTCGCGAAGCATCCTCAGGTCGTGCGGTATGTTGAAGTCGTCCTGTGTCTGCTCGTAGCCGAAGAAATAGTAGATCTCCCCGAAGCCGGCCCAGGCCAGAGCCGAAATGCACATGGAGCACGGCTCGTGGGTCGACAGGAAGAGACACTCCGACGGGTCGGGATGCCCCTGTAGCTCGTAGAAGAGTTTGATAGTATAGATCTCTCCGTGCCAGAGCGGGGAGAAGGCCTCGTGGTTCGTACCCGCGACCACCAGCGAGAGGTCGTCCTTCCTGAGAACCGCGGCCCCGAAGACCTTGCACCCTATGCTCACTCCCCTGGCTGTCAGGGGGACTATGTCCTCCTCGATCACGTCCAGCATTCGATTGAACAGTACCGCGCCTTCCTTTTCCACGAGACCATCTCCCTTCGATCCTCTGCTTATTCATATTGTAGCAGCAAACAGGGGCGAATTCGCCCCGCAGCTTTCCGTTTGCGCCGCGCACGGTTTTGTGATAAATATACATATATTTAACATTCCGGTCCATTGACGCCGGGCACCGAAGGGCCCGGAAAAACTATTTTGCCCCGAAGCACTGGGCTTCAGACGAAAAGGAGGCTGTTGCATCTTGAGGAACTGGAGAATAGGAGCGAAACTTACAGCGGCATTTGCAGTGCTTTTGCTGCTGTTTGCGGGCGCGGGCGCGTTCAGCTGGACAAACATGAGGAGCGTGCGAACGGAGGCTCTTGGATTGGCGGACAAGCACGTCCCGGAGCTCATCGTCGCGGGGGATATCCAGAACACCGTGCAGAGTATGATGTACGAGATCCGGGGATACAACTTCACCTACGACAGGTCGTACCTTGAATCGGGCAGGGAGGAGGCCGAGGCGGTGAGCGAGGCCGTGGGCAAAGCGGTCTCCCTTGCCGAGGCCTTCCCCGAGCTGGAGTCCCTGAAGGAGAACACCGACAGGATGCAGGAGCTGGCGAATATTTACTCCAACCTGATCGACCTCACCGAGCGGGCGGTCAACACGATCGAAACTGCGAGGACAGGCGCCGACGAGAGCGCGAGGATGTTTGCGGCGAACGCCGACGCCTATATGCAGTCGCAGCAGAGCGCTATGAAAGATCAGATAATAATGGACCTTGACAGCTTTAGGCTTGCCGACCGCTTCGACAAGGTAGAACTTGTCGGCAGAATCATCACTATCATAAACGAAGTCGGGATAGCCAATCACTCGGGACAGGCAAAGCGCGACATATCAAGCATCGAGAAGGCAGTGCTTCAGTTGAACGACGTCAGCCAGCTGATTTCGATGCTCAGGAACACTTCCGTAAGGAAGGAAAACCTCGATCAGATAGACGAGATAGAGACATCGGTGGCCAACTACAGGATGGACATGATGAAGACCATCTCCAGCTGGAAGGAGCTCGACTCCATCAACGAGAGAAGGGTGGAGGTGGGCAACGAGATACTCGAACTGTCGAAGCAGGTGGTCCAAGCCGCCGAGAACGCCGCATCGGACATCACCGGCCGGACTGTATCGAGCCTCGACGCGACGATAGTGATGATGGTAGCAGCGACCGTAGCAGCGATAATCCTGGGTTCGTTGATCTCATTCGTCATGACAAGGAGCCTTACCAGACCCATAAGAAGGGTCACGGAGCTAGCCGCAGTAGCCCGCGACGGCGACTTCACCTTCGACCGCAAGGATTTCGATATCAAGAACAGGGACGAGCTGGGGCTGATGGCGGACGCTCTCGCGGACATGGTCGCCTCGCAGAGGGAGGTCATCAGGAGCGTCATGCAGAAATCCGTCCAACTGGCGGCCCTGTCGGAGGAGACGGCGGCGTCGACCGAGGAGGTCACCACGACGACGAGCGAGGTTGCCGAGAGCAACGCACGCCTCGCAGAGCATACCCGGAAGGGGCGTGAGAACGCGCTGGAGGCCTCGAAGGTCATGCTGGAGATGAGCAGCCTGATACAGATAGCCCAGACACTTGCCAGGGACGCGGATAAAAACTCGAAGGACATGGGGGAGGCGGCCTCCGAGGGCGGCGAGACCGTGGCGAAGACGATAGAACACATTGAGAGCATCAAGGACTCCGTCATGGAGACCGGCGATTTGCTGCAGCAGCTAGACGCCTACTCTCAGCGCATAGGAGTGGTCGGCGACACGATAACCGGACTGGCGGACCAGACCAACCTTCTGGCCCTGAACGCGGCGATAGAGGCGGCACGAGCGGGCGAGGCGGGACGTGGCTTCGCGGTTGTCGCCGAGGAGGTTCGCAAGCTGGCCGAACAGTCCCAGCAGGGCGCCCGCGAGGTCGCCGACCTAGTAGCGAAGATACTGGAGGGGACCCGCTCGGCCGTGGCCTCCATGGAAAAGAGCCGAGAGGGAGTCGAGGAGGGAGTCACCATCGCGCACGTTGCGGGGACGGCCCTCGGACGTATTGAGAAGGCCATCGAGAGCTCCATGGCCGATCTGCAAAAGATCATCACCACGACCGACGAGGAGGTCGCCAAGTCGGAGCTGATAATCTCGCTGGTGGACTCGACTTCGAGCGTAATGGAGCTCACGGACGAGCACGTGCAGAGCCTCGCCGCGTCCATGGAGGAGACAGCCGCCGCGATGGAGAACGTCGCCACCAGCTCCCAGGAGGTCAGCGAGACATCCGAGGAGCTGCGGAGTATGACCGATCGCTTCAAGGTGGACATGGACGAGGAGCAAGAGAGCTCCATCGTCCCGGCAGGATAATAAGCGAAGCCTGTTGTGACATCCCGGACGCAGCCGCTTATGTCATCCCGAACGCAGTGAGGGATCTCGTATTTGCTACTTTGATACAGCTAGATCCCTCCGGCGCTTCGCGCCGTTCGGGATGACACCTCGAATATCATCCCGAACGAAACGGCGCCACCCTGTCGTCCCGACTGTAGGAACCCCTCCCCTCGGCCTTAAGGCCTCGGGATAGCGAACGACAGTGCGAAGCCTCCGGCACGCAACTACCGGAAGGCTTGCTTCGCTTCGCCTGTCGCCTGCTTACGTCGCTGACGCTCCTCGGGATAAGCGATCGACACTAACGGAAAAAGCGCCCGTTCGGTCGCCTGCTTCGCGGCCAGAAGCATGCCGCATAAGCGATCGACACTAACGGAAAAAGCGCCCGTTCGGTCGCCTGCTTATGTCATCCCGAGCGGAGCGAGGGATCTCGCCCTTCTCCAGCTACGCGTCCACCTCCGCCTCTGCTGCGTGGGCTATTATAAAGTCCCTCCTGGGCCCGACTGAATCGCCCATCAGTATGTCCAGCATCTCGCCCGACTCGGCCGCGCAGTCAGCTATGGTTATCCTGCGCATGGTCCTCTTCTCCGGGTTCATCGTGGTCTCCCATAGCTGCTCGGGGGACATTTCGCCGAGTCCCTTGTATCGCTGTATGGAGTACTTGCCGCCTTTTCCAGGCAGCTCGGCAAGCTCGGATTCGCTGTAGAGCCATTTTACCGTCTTGCCCCTGGCGGCGCGATAAAGTGGTGGCTGGGCGGCGTAGACCCGCCCCTCGACCACCA is a window encoding:
- a CDS encoding peptidylprolyl isomerase encodes the protein MKRFCLVCASLCLMLLVASVAFASESDKSPAEDSLPDPDAVLATVEGSEIRLKDVNGVISRLDPQRAAMYDNEMGRRAILEELVNVELFALLGDELEVEKDPEFIDMMSRIRKDIVRQFAVDAIIKDVSVSDEEVAAEYEEKKDNFKIPVSVRASHILVEDEEAMEKVLKDLDGGMSFDEAARKHSTCPSKEQGGDLGFFVEGQMVKEFSDAAFAMKVGEVTKEPVKTQFGLHLIKLVERKEESIRPFDEVKAQLADSMLNDKQSEAYQGELKRLREKYEVVVIEDEKKEDESGEEEKN
- a CDS encoding HesA/MoeB/ThiF family protein; protein product: MSWFDSLPLKADRQGAWLVVSALEVREAAEREGLTPLQAEIRCLQNGYVPSRYVRNMGTIGIDGQIILLSSAVAVIGCGGLGGLVADLLARAGVGRLVFVDGDVFEETNLNRQLLATESNLGASKSRTAAQHAVEVNGAIEAEGRQCMFDEFTADSILERCDLVMDCLDSLGARRLLFSECGIRNIPVVSGAIGGFWGQVGVVMPGERNLGEYLSGESDRGIEEETGNPPFTAAAVAALECAQAVKLLAGRGKTLNDRLLWMDLSEDEFTLLRLR
- a CDS encoding HAMP domain-containing protein; this encodes MRNWRIGAKLTAAFAVLLLLFAGAGAFSWTNMRSVRTEALGLADKHVPELIVAGDIQNTVQSMMYEIRGYNFTYDRSYLESGREEAEAVSEAVGKAVSLAEAFPELESLKENTDRMQELANIYSNLIDLTERAVNTIETARTGADESARMFAANADAYMQSQQSAMKDQIIMDLDSFRLADRFDKVELVGRIITIINEVGIANHSGQAKRDISSIEKAVLQLNDVSQLISMLRNTSVRKENLDQIDEIETSVANYRMDMMKTISSWKELDSINERRVEVGNEILELSKQVVQAAENAASDITGRTVSSLDATIVMMVAATVAAIILGSLISFVMTRSLTRPIRRVTELAAVARDGDFTFDRKDFDIKNRDELGLMADALADMVASQREVIRSVMQKSVQLAALSEETAASTEEVTTTTSEVAESNARLAEHTRKGRENALEASKVMLEMSSLIQIAQTLARDADKNSKDMGEAASEGGETVAKTIEHIESIKDSVMETGDLLQQLDAYSQRIGVVGDTITGLADQTNLLALNAAIEAARAGEAGRGFAVVAEEVRKLAEQSQQGAREVADLVAKILEGTRSAVASMEKSREGVEEGVTIAHVAGTALGRIEKAIESSMADLQKIITTTDEEVAKSELIISLVDSTSSVMELTDEHVQSLAASMEETAAAMENVATSSQEVSETSEELRSMTDRFKVDMDEEQESSIVPAG
- a CDS encoding DNA topoisomerase IV subunit B (negatively supercoils closed circular double-stranded DNA) codes for the protein LFIVEGDSAGGSAKQGRDRKFQAILPLRGKILNVEKARLDRVLANAEVGSIVKALGCGVGPEFDVSRLRYGKIIIMTDADVDGAHIRTLLLTLFYRLLPELVVEGRVYAAQPPLYRAARGKTVKWLYSESELAELPGKGGKYSIQRYKGLGEMSPEQLWETTMNPEKRTMRRITIADCAAESGEMLDILMGDSVGPRRDFIIAHAAEAEVDA
- a CDS encoding nucleoside deaminase encodes the protein MLDVIEEDIVPLTARGVSIGCKVFGAAVLRKDDLSLVVAGTNHEAFSPLWHGEIYTIKLFYELQGHPDPSECLFLSTHEPCSMCISALAWAGFGEIYYFFGYEQTQDDFNIPHDLRMLREVFGCATPSRDNIYFKSRSLLELAEGLEDREAARSRIERIKNTYADLSAVYQAGEKKMVLK